The following coding sequences lie in one Loxodonta africana isolate mLoxAfr1 chromosome X, mLoxAfr1.hap2, whole genome shotgun sequence genomic window:
- the RTL4 gene encoding retrotransposon Gag-like protein 4 — MENFTESPPSLQVEHSSLWADNLILEPQVHHLTEDNTALRGQVMPTLATPMMPVSSSLEHLSQFHVDPANLSGFLAQATTYLTTLKTPNPADDVQVKFFFDYISRQVERCRILPGSDQNTLLKQYENFVFEFQQLFGEPTKQEMNPLVNAKVDKGDDSFQQYATTFQHLAQNMNCNKTMLSDHLQEGLADPIQDEVSGTDMVENLPDLITQCIQLDRKRSDRPELLQSEAHLLRPASLIHHQYLSNPTGPPAKEEPTQLRGGQQPLTPAKRARQQETQFCLYCSQPGHFTKDCLAKRSRALARKNNPTHK, encoded by the coding sequence ATGGAGAATTTCACAGAATCACCACCAAGTTTGCAGGtagagcattcctccctttgggcAGATAATCTGATTCTAGAGCCACAAGTTCATCACCTGACTGAGGACAATACTGCTCTAAGAGGTCAAGTCATGCCTACCTTGGCCACCCCAATGATGCCTGTATCCAGCTCACTTGAGCATCTCAGCCAGTTTCATGTTGACCCTGCCAATCTCTCAGGGTTTCTTGCTCAGGCGACTACCTACTTGACAACTCTCAAGACCCCCAATCCTGCAGATGATGTCCAGGTCAAGTTTTTTTTTGACTATATATCTCGGCAGGTAGAAAGATGTAGGATCCTACCTGGGTCTGACCAGAATACTCTGCTGAAACAATATGAGAACTTTGTTTTTGAGTTCCAGCAGTTATTTGGTGAGCCCACAAAACAGGAAATGAACCCTCTGGTGAATGCTAAAGTTGACAAAGGGGATGATTCCTTTCAACAGTATGCTACCACCTTCCAGCACCTTGCTCAAAATATGAACTGTAATAAAACCATGTTGAGTGACCATCTCCAAGAGGGACTGGCCGACCCCATCCAGGATGAAGTGAGTGGTACAGATATGGTGGAAAACCTCCCAGACCTGATTACTCAGTGCATTCAGTTGGACAGGAAACGTAGTGACAGGCCAGAGCTCCTGCAGTCAGAGGCACATCTTCTAAGGCCAGCTTCTCTGATCCACCACCAATACCTCTCCAATCCCACAGGCCCACCAGCCAAGGAAGAGCCTACACAGCTGCGGGGAGGCCAGCAGCCTCTCACACCAGCCAAGCGCGCCCGCCAGCAAGAAACCCAGTTTTGCCTCTACTGCAGCCAGCCTGGCCACTTCACAAAAGATTGCCTCGCCAAACGTTCTCGAGCCCTGGCAAGGAAAAATAACCCAACTCACAAGTAA